The following nucleotide sequence is from Microbulbifer sp. A4B17.
TTGGTTACGACGAAAGTAGTGATGACGGGCTTACCAATTACCGCGAGGAGTATCTCGTAACAAAGCTCAACCAGGAATCCTGGGGCCCCTTATTTACTGATGCTTATGGCGACTCCGATATCGACTTCAGCAGGATTGCACAGGCGATTGCTGCCTATGAGGCGGTCTATATTTTTATCGACAACCCCTTCTTTGACTATGTCGACGGAGAGCTGAACGCTTTGGATAATGACCAGAAGCGTGGAGCAATCACCTATTTTACCCCCGGTTCTGGCTGTAGCATATGCCACTCGGGTGCCTTCTTTACTAACCAGGGGTTAAGAGTTGTCAACTATCCCCAGATTGGTGTCGGCAAAGATGAAAGTGGTAGTGGTGCTGATTGGGGAGGCGCTGTCCTGGGGGGGTTCCGTGTTCCAACTCTGCTCAATGTGGGGATAACTGGACCCTGGGGGCATGCTGGGCAGTTTGGTTCCCTGGAAAGAAATATCGAGCATTATGCCGGCCAAGCGGATTCGGTGTCCCGGTATTTCGCCAACAGTGAAATGTGCGACCTGGATCAGTTTGATGAACTCGATGACTGTGCGGCGAAAGTTGCTCCCAACGGCCTGGAATTAACCGAGGCAATACTGGCGATAGATGGCGACGCATCTCTTCCTATAGATGAAGATGAAACCGAACTTTTGGCAGCATTTCTTGAGGCCCTCACCGATCCGGATGCAGCGAATATCAATTCAAATGCAATCCAGTCCCTGATTCCACCCCGCGATGGTGGTCCCGATGGGATGCAGCTGGATGCAAGAGACGGGGCTGGCAGAAGTCTATAGTACACGGAGCGCTGACTCACTTGGGGGATAAACATGTTGGCTGCGTTTTATTGTGGACATAAGTTGAAATAACCGGCCAGCTGTCAACTACTACTTTCAAAGCTGCTAGAAATTATGAACAGCTTTTTTGCCTGTTATATATTTTTTGAATACAGTTTGTTTCTGCTTCAGGCTCTTCTCACTTTCCATCTTTGTAAAACATCGGTAGAAATAGTTGATGGGACTAACGGTCGCGAAGAGCCAAATTTAAATATTTAATTTGTGTGCTTGCTTGAACAAGTGATGTGGTTATTAGTTTTTATTAAAGCCTCGGTTGTAAGAGCGTATGTAATGCTCTATTGCGACTTTCTTAGCAGTTCTTCCTCCTTTAAGTCGATACAGTAGGCCTAGCTATTATTCACTTAAGGGACTTGTCTGTGCCTGTGGCAAGGCGGAAGTTACCTTGTCTCAATTTAAGTGAACTTTAATTTGCGGTTTTATTTGCAATTACTCAGTAAGTGTTTCCTTACCCTTTGGCGTCAGTACTGGCACTTAGGTCTGTATTTGCTGTCCAGAACCCGGGATAAGAAAAGGTCATTGACGGGCAGGTCAAGAACTATGAACGCTGATAAAAATCAATTAACACTATCGCCGACTGCGCTGGTAAAGCTGTTGGTCCTACCTTTATTTCTTGTGATGGTGGGCTGTGGAGGAGGTGGTTCCTCCAGCAGCGATAGTGATTCATCCACAGAGACTACAGATACTGGAAGCGGCGGAGATTCTGGCGATGATTCCGATGATGATGGTAGCAGTGATTCTGATAACGATAGTGATGATGGCACCGATTCAGGGCAGGGGATCGTTCCTGCTGAATTGATTGGCAATGCATTTTCCGGCACCAGCATCGGCCTTTCCTGGGAGAGTACTGGTGCGACCTATGTAATCTACCGGGATAATGTGAGAGTTGCGGAGACCGCTGAGGGGTACTATGTCGATGAAGGTCTCTCGGTGGATACCGAGTACACCTATTCGGTAACTACCGGCGATGTCGACAGCGAGGACGAAACAGCCAGCGTCACAGCCAGAACATTAGTGAATAACACTAATGATGGACTCAGTAATGGCTCAGATGCAGACGGTGCTGATAACCGGACTTCTGATTTCGACGAATGTCAAAATGCACGTTCAGCCGTAAATATTGCTGATGGCAGCCTCGACAGCTGCTTGCAGGCAGTTTTGGAAGATGTTGGTATGGCTGAGCAGTTGGAAGATATGCGCGCATTTGCGGCCCGGGTGAGAAGTGAGCAGGACCCTGCCATGGTGGAGTTGGGTATGCGCCTGTTTCATAACAAAAGCTTGAGTGCCGATAGCGATGTATCCTGTTCCTCTTGCCACCACCCGGCAATAGGCTGCGGTGGGGATGATTTATCCATGCCGATTGGTGTCGATCCTGTCGATGCTGATCTAGTGGGCCCCGGTCGCTCTGACGGTCAGAATGAAGTGCCGCTGGTACCGCGTAATGCCCAACCGATTTGTAACGTTGCACTTTGGGATAGCGGCTTATTTTGGGATAACCGCGTTGCCATAAATGGTAATGGGGGGCTTAGAACAGACTCCCGGGATGTTACTCGCAATACTGAGGCAGCAGTGGGTACTGGAACCCTGGCACTGATGATGGCCCAGGCCCATTTCCCGGTCACTGAGGCTGCAGAGATGGGGGATATCACTCAGTTTGGCTACGACGACACCAGCGATGATGGCTTTACCGATTACCGCGAGGATATTCTCGCTACGAAATTGAGCCAGGACTCTTGGGGTGCGATGTTCACAGCGGCCTTTGGCGATTCAGCAATTAATTTCAGCAGAATTGCCGAGGCAATCGCCTCCTATGAGGCGGTGCAGATTTTCATCGACAACCCTTTCTTTGATTATGTTGATGGTGATCTCACAGCCCTCGATAATGATGAAAAACGCGGTGCAATAACCTTTCTGACACGCAATTCAGGGTGTACTAATTGCCACTCAGGTGCCTTCTTCTCCAATCAGGGCTTAAGGGCGGTCAGTTATCCACAGATAGGTATTGGTAAGGATGAGAGTGGCAATGGTGCCGATCTAGGTGGTAACGGTAGCGGCAGTTTCCGCACTCCCACCCTGCTCAATGTCGCGCTTACCGGTCCCTGGGGGCACGCTGGCCAATTCGGTTCTCTGAAGAGAAACGTTGAGCACTATACCGGCCGAGCCGACTCCGTCTCACAGTACTTCACAAACAGCGAAATGTGCGATCTGGATCAATTTGCTGAAGTGGGTGAGTGTGCGGCAAAAGTTGCCCCTAATGGTCAAGCCCTCACAGAGGCGCTGCTGGCTGAAAATGGCGATGGTGCTGTCAACCTGGACGATGACGAAGTTGATTTACTGGTGGCATTTCTCGAGGCCCTAACCGATCCAGATGCCGCAAATACCAGTTCCAACGCGGTCCAGTCGTTGATTCCACCTCGTGATAGTGGCCCCGACGGCATGCAGCTGGATGCGCAAGACCAGGAGGGTAATCAACTCTAAATGTTTGCTGCATTTCTTTTACTTTTTCCACCAGTACCGAGGTACTGGTGGAATGGCAATACCTGACAAAGTCATCAGTAAATGGAATTGATTGGGTTTTAGGGCTGCAACTGGCAAGGCTTTCCGGCAGTATAGGGTTTTGGGAAGCGCCAGCTGAGGCGGAAACAGATTTCTCACAGAAAATACCGATTCGCGCATTTATCACTATCAACGGACGCTAGTGATCGATGTCGGGTTTGCTGTGTTTTGCGGGCTCGCTTTGTCCAGGGATTGGCTGCGGCACTGATTGGTGTATTGGTAACACCCGCACAATCTCTCTGGGCCGATAAGTGAAGAATAAAGATACAGGTGATGTAGTGTCCGCGAAATTTAAGAGCCTTTCGCTCCTAGTGCTGCTCGGTACTCTGTTGGGGGGCTGTGTAACTTCTGGAGGGGCTGAGCGCAAAGAGGTTGATCTGGATAAGGCATTGGAGACCCATGTTCAATTGGGGCTACGCTATTTGCGTGATCCAGATAACAGGGAGCAATCCCGTCGCCATTTGAACCGTGCATTGGAATTAGGTAGAAAAAATCCGTTGGCACATCACGGCCTGGCGTTGCTCTACCAAGTAGACGGCGAGCTGGATATTGCCGAGTCTCACTTTAAAAAAGCCCTGCGCTATAGCGATGGGTTTTCCATGGCCCACTCTAATTACGGTGTTTTCCTCTATAAGCAAGAGCGTTATAAAGAAGCTCTAAAGCAGTTCGAATACGCCTCTACAGACCTCACCTACAACCGCCGCTCATTCGCCCTGGTCAACTATGGTCGCACGGCCGCACGTTTGGGGTTTGTGGAGAAGGCGGAAGGGGCTTATGCCAGGGCCCTGGCATTGAACCCCGATTTGCCTCTGGCCCTGATCGAAATGGCCGAACTGAAATTTAACTCTGGCGATTATGCAAAATCCAAGGCATATCTAGACCAGTTCAGTGAAAAAAATCGCCAGACCCCCCAGTCACTGTGGTTGGGTATTCGTATTGAAAAGGTGTTTGGCAATCGCGACAAGGAGCGTAGTTACGCCCTTGCTTTGAAGAATTTGTACCCGTACTCTGCGGAGACACTGAAATATCAGGAGTTGAGTGGTAATGACGGATAGTAGTCCCGAGCACTGCGATGGCGGTGAGGTCGTATCCAGTACGCAAACTTCTATAGGTTCTGCCGGCAGTCTCTTGCTTGCTGCCCGTGAAGCGGCGGGGCTGTCCCGCGCGGAGCTATCGCAACGTCTTTGTATTATCGATAACACGGTCGAGTGGATCGAAAGTGATAATTATGAGCGGCAGCCGGAACCCGTCTACACACGAGGCTACATTCGAAACATTTGCCGTGAGTTGAATGTTCCTGCTGAGCCGGTCTTGGAAGCCTACGACAGGGACCGGCCCCAGCCAGCACAGCGCAATGAGACCCGACGAATCACGAAGGCGGAAGCCTTCAGACCCGCACGCAAACGGGGGCACGGGGCTCTGGCCCTTATACCTCTGCTACTCGCTGGCGGCGTCTTCTGGTGGAAATACGGAACCCCGGTCAATATTCCCGGTATCCCCTTGGGCGAGGACAACGCTGAATTGGTTGCCGAAATCCCTGTAGCCAGTGAAGTTGCTGCTAGTCCTGTAAATGGGGTTGAGCCACAAGAAGTAGTGGTTGAGAAATTGAGTTCCGCGACATTTGCTCCCGCCGCAAACGAGGTTGCTGATGTTCAGCCTGAGGTTGCCATTGCTGAAACAGTAAAATCTGAGCCCGCGGTTTCCATCGCAACCGTGAGTGAACCGGTTCCCACTCAGGTGGCCCAGTTAGATCAGGCTCTGCAGGGTGCTCTGCGGCTGCGTTTTGATGAGGATGCCTGGGTTGAGGTGAAAGACGCACAAGGTGTTGTCCTGCTGGCTGGTGTTCAAGCCGCTGGCAGCTCCAAAGCATTGGATGGACGCGCCCCATTTGAGCTGATGCTGGGGAATGCCCGTGCAACCCATGTGGTTTATCGCGATGAAACCATCGACAGCAAGCCAATTGGCGACCGCCGTACCCGCCGCCTGATTGTTGGCGATTGATATGATCTCCCCCCGTTTGGGCGTGAACTCTGTAGGTTTGCGCCCAATCTCTCTATAATCTCCCCCTCGATTTTTATCTGAAATACCGTCAGGTCAGCCTATGCAATTTGAATCTCCCATTGTCCGCCGCAAGTCGCGCCAGATCATGGTGGGTGATGTACCGGTCGGAGGGGATGCTCCGATCTCGGTGCAAAGTATGACCAATACCGAAACCTGCGATGTAGAAGCTACTGTTGGTCAGATTCAGCGTCTGGAACAGGCCGGGGCCGATATAGTGCGGGTTTCTGTGCCCAGCATGGATGCCGCAGAGGCGTTTGGAGAAATTAAAAAACAGGTGAATGTCCCTTTGGTCGCAGACATTCACTTCGATTACCGTATTGCCCTGCGGGTCGCAGACCTGGGGGTGGATTGCCTGCGTATTAATCCCGGTAATATTGGCCGTGAGAAGCGTATTCGCGCGGTAGTGGATAAAGCCCGCGACCTGAATATCCCAATTCGTATCGGTGTTAATGCGGGTTCCCTGGAAAAAGATCTTCAGAAAAAGTACGGCGAACCCACGCCAGATGCTTTGGTAGAGTCAGCCCTACGCCATGTGTCGATCCTGGACAGCCTGGACTTCCAGGACTTTAAGGTCAGTGTAAAAGCATCGGATATCTTTATGGCCACTGCGGCCTATCGCAAGCTGGCCCAACAGATTGAACAACCGCTGCATTTGGGTATTACTGAAGCCGGTGGCTTGCGTGCCGGTACGGTGAAATCGGCTATTGGTCTTGGTGCACTGTTGCTGGATGGTATCGGTGATACTCTGCGGGTTTCCCTGGCCGCAGATCCGGTGGAAGAGGTCAAAGTTGGTTGGGACCTGCTCAAGAGCCTGCGTTTGCGTAGCAAGGGTATCAACTTTATTGCCTGCCCCAGTTGTTCGCGCCAGAACTTCGACGTGGTGAAAACCATGAACGAATTGGAGACTCGTCTGGAAGATGTGACCACACCGCTGGATGTGGCAGTAATTGGCTGTATCGTTAACGGCCCCGGCGAAGCAAAAGAAGCGGATGTGGGCCTGACCGGCGGTACCCCGAGCCATGCAATCTATGTGGACGGCCAGCCTGACCGCAAGTTTAAGAATGAAAACCTGGTCGATGATCTGGAGCGTTTGATTCGCGAGAAGGCGGCTGCCAAGGCCGAGCGCGAAGCCGACATCATCGCCAAAGCATAGAAGGCATTGGCTCTCTGTGCACCAGCAAGTTAATTGAGTGAAAAATTAAGGAACAGCGTTGAAACAGCTTCGCGCAATTCGCGGCATGAACGACCTGCTACCGGAGCAATCCCCGGTATGGCAGTACGTGGAAGCCACACTGAGTGAACTCACCAGCCGTTATGGCTACACCGAAATTCGCACTCCCTACCTGGAGGCGACCCAATTATTTAGCCGCGCAGTGGGCGAGGCCACCGATATTGTCGAGAAGGAAATGTACACCTTCGATGACAAGAGCGGTGACAGCGTTACCCTGCGCCCCGAGGGCACTGCTGGCACCGTGCGTGCGGCTATCCAGAATAACCTGTTGATCCAGCCCCAACGCCTTTGGTATTTCGGCCCTATGTTCCGTTATGAGCGCCCGCAGAAGGGGCGCCTGCGCCAGTTTCACCAGTTTGGTGTCGAGGTGTTTGGTATCGAAGGACCGGATATCGATGCAGAAATCCTGATTATGACCGCGCGACTGTGGCGTCAGCTAGGTATCAGCGACCACGTCACCCTGCAGATTAACTCCCTGGGCAACGCCGACAGCCGCGCCGCCTATAGAGACGCCCTGGTCGCTTATTTAAGTGAGCGCCGTGACCAGTTGGATGAGGACAGCCAGCGCCGCTTGGAGCGCAATCCGTTGCGGATTCTCGACAGCAAAAATGTGCAGACCCAGGAACTGCTTGCGGATGCGCCCTGTCTACTGGACTTCCTCGATGAGGAATCCGCCGCCCATTTCAGTCAGCTGAAGGCGCTGCTGGACGGGGCTGAGGTCGAATATGAGATCAATCCCAAACTGGTGCGCGGTCTCGATTACTACGGAAAAACCGTATTTGAATGGGTAACAGATAGCCTGGGTGCTCAAGGTACGGTCTGTGCTGGTGGTCGTTACGATGGCTTGGTAGAGCAAATGGGAGGTAAAGCCACTCTTGGAGTGGGTTTTGGTTTAGGTGTTGAACGACTGGTTTTGATGCTGGAAACCCTGCAAGTGCTGCCGGAGTCACTTTCGCAGCAGGTGGATGCCTACCTGGTTGCCGTGGGTGATGTACAATCAGCCGCCTTGGCTGCTGCCGAGCAACTGCGCGACGAGTTGCCTTGGCTGCGACTGCAGCTGCACTGCGGTGGAGGAAGCTTCAAGAGCCAGATGAAGAAAGCGGATAAGAGCGGCGCCGATTATGCACTGATTATCGGCGAAGATGAGGCTGCAAATGGTCAGATTACAGTGAAATACCTTCGCGCTGACCAACCGCAGCAAACGCTGGCGCCAAAAGAGCTGGCAGCACTGCTGCAAGGTTGAAAGAAACACTGAGGGAGGCGGAGGCCCCCGCCGGGAAAGTTAGTAATCTACAGGAAAGGCAAATTACCCAATGTCTGAGCATCTTACCGAACAAGAACAAATAGAAACGCTAAAACGCTGGTGGGCGGAAAATGGCAAGGGAATTATGACTGGCGTGGTGCTGGCCCTGGCCGGTTACTTCGGCTATCAGTGGTGGCAGGGAGATCAGCGCACCAAGGCTGAAGCGGCCTCTGACCTGTACCAGACTTTTGTTGAAGCGGTCTCCGCCAACAACAATCAGCCGGACAACAAGCAGCTCACCACTGCCAGGAATGTGGCCGAGCAGCTTAAAGATGACTTTGGCAAGCGTATTTACGCGAGCCAGGCTGCATTGCGTCTCGCAGCTATTTCTGCAGAGAGCAACGACCTGGAAGCCGCGCAGCAACAACTGCAGTGGGTACTGGACAACACCAGTGAAACCAGCCTGGAGCTGCTCGCTAAGCGCCGCCTTGCGGCTGTTGTTGCAGCTCGGGGTGAGCCGGATGAAGGACTGAAATTGCTCGAGGGCACTGTGCCCCCGGCATTCGCAGCCCTTTATTCTGAGACTCGAGGTGATATCCTGAAGCAAAAGGGTGACACCGCTGGTGCCCGTGCTGCTTACGAGCAAGCATTGACAGAACTGCTGCCTGAGCAAGCGGGCAACACCCAACTTCTGCGCCTGAAGGCGGAAAGCCTGGCGGTAACCGAGAGCAGTGACGCTCAGAACCAAACCGAGCCTGTATCTGAGGGAGACGAGTAATGGGATTTCTGAATCGCGCTGCGGGTCGCACTGCAGCGGTGGCGCTAGCGGTAGCTCTTGCCGCCTGCGCCTCTAATGACGAGAAGGAAGATGTCGACCCCGTCGAACTGGTGGATATTAACTCCACCGTTGCCCTGCAAGAGGTCTGGTCTGCCGATATCGGTGGAATCGACCAAAAGCGCTACGCGATGCTACAGCCGAGCCTGATTGATGGCCGCCTGATCGCCGCCAGTAGCGATGGAGAGGTCACTGCCTTCGATCGCAGTTCGGGGCGCAAGCTCTGGGAAACCGATCTGGATGTAGATCTGAGCGGTGGTGTGGGTACCGGCCTGGGTATTGCGGTAGTGTCTGATTACCGTGGACGTGCAGTGGCCCTGGACCTTAACAGCGGTTCGGAACTGTGGAATTACCAGGTTTCTGGTGAAGTAGTTTCCGCTCCGGCTATTGGCGCGGGTGTGGTGGTTCTGCAAACCGTTGACGGAAAGCTGGTCGGCCTCGATGCCTCCAATGGTGAAGAGTTGTGGAGCCACAATACTAACTTGCCAGTATTGACCCTGCGCGGTACGGCGGCCCCCGTTATCAGCGGTGGCATGGTGATAGCTGGCCTGGATAACGGCAAGTTGCTGGCCCTGGATGCCCGTGACGGTATCCAGCGCTGGGAACAGCGTGTTGCAATTCCCCAGGGATCTGCGGAGCTGGAGCGAGTAGTGGATATCGATGGCGCTCCGGTTGTGCGCGGTGATCTGGTGTTTGCCGCCAGCTACCAGGGCCGGGTTGTCGCCCTGTCCAAGGACAATGGTCGTGGCCTCTGGGCTCGCGATGCCTCCACTCACCACGAAGTGGCAGTGGGCGGTGGCCATGTCTACCTCAGTGATGCCTCCGGCAGTGTCTACGCCTACAATGTGGGCAGCGGACAGATAGAGTGGAGCAACAACGAGTTGTTGCGCCGCGAATTGAGTGGGCCAGCTTTCTTCCAGGACGTGGTCGTTGTCGGGGATCTGGAAGGCTACCTGCATGTGCTGGACCCCACTACCGGACAATTTATTGGCCGCGAGCAGGTGGATGGCGATGCGATACGTATTCCCATCCTGGTAGATGGCGACCTGATGTTTGTACTGTCGGATGACGGCAAACTATCGGCCTTGCGCCTCTCCGGTTCCTGATAACCGCACCCAGTTGTTAAGGCGGACAAGCTGTTCGCCCTAGGGCCCAGAGCCCACAAATGGAGCCTGTTAAGCAGGCTTATTGAGATCGCCCGCCTTGCGCGGGCTTTTGTATTTTTTTATTCGGCTAAAACCAGAATTTGTATGCTGCCAGTAATTGCCCTGGTCGGGCGCCCCAATGTGGGCAAATCCACACTTTTTAATCGGTTGACCAAGACACGCGATGCCTTGGTGGCCAACTATGCCGGACTCACCCGTGACCGCAAATATGGTGAGGCTGAAATTGACGGGCGCAAGCTGTTACTGGTTGATACCGGAGGTATTTCCGGTGGCGAAGAAGGCATTGATGCGGCTATGGCTGAACAGTCAATGCAGGCCATCGAAGAAGCGGATTTCGTACTCTTTCTGGTGGACAGCCGCGCTGGCCTGACCCCAGCGGATGAGATGATCGCCGAGCGCCTGCGCACCCGCTCCAAGCCCACCTTCCTGGTGGCTAACAAAGTTGATGGAGTAAATCCGGATATTGCCCTGGCACCGTTTTATGAGCTGGGCATCGGCGAGCTTTTCCCAACGACTGCCACCCACG
It contains:
- a CDS encoding cytochrome-c peroxidase; protein product: MNADKNQLTLSPTALVKLLVLPLFLVMVGCGGGGSSSSDSDSSTETTDTGSGGDSGDDSDDDGSSDSDNDSDDGTDSGQGIVPAELIGNAFSGTSIGLSWESTGATYVIYRDNVRVAETAEGYYVDEGLSVDTEYTYSVTTGDVDSEDETASVTARTLVNNTNDGLSNGSDADGADNRTSDFDECQNARSAVNIADGSLDSCLQAVLEDVGMAEQLEDMRAFAARVRSEQDPAMVELGMRLFHNKSLSADSDVSCSSCHHPAIGCGGDDLSMPIGVDPVDADLVGPGRSDGQNEVPLVPRNAQPICNVALWDSGLFWDNRVAINGNGGLRTDSRDVTRNTEAAVGTGTLALMMAQAHFPVTEAAEMGDITQFGYDDTSDDGFTDYREDILATKLSQDSWGAMFTAAFGDSAINFSRIAEAIASYEAVQIFIDNPFFDYVDGDLTALDNDEKRGAITFLTRNSGCTNCHSGAFFSNQGLRAVSYPQIGIGKDESGNGADLGGNGSGSFRTPTLLNVALTGPWGHAGQFGSLKRNVEHYTGRADSVSQYFTNSEMCDLDQFAEVGECAAKVAPNGQALTEALLAENGDGAVNLDDDEVDLLVAFLEALTDPDAANTSSNAVQSLIPPRDSGPDGMQLDAQDQEGNQL
- the pilW gene encoding type IV pilus biogenesis/stability protein PilW; its protein translation is MSAKFKSLSLLVLLGTLLGGCVTSGGAERKEVDLDKALETHVQLGLRYLRDPDNREQSRRHLNRALELGRKNPLAHHGLALLYQVDGELDIAESHFKKALRYSDGFSMAHSNYGVFLYKQERYKEALKQFEYASTDLTYNRRSFALVNYGRTAARLGFVEKAEGAYARALALNPDLPLALIEMAELKFNSGDYAKSKAYLDQFSEKNRQTPQSLWLGIRIEKVFGNRDKERSYALALKNLYPYSAETLKYQELSGNDG
- a CDS encoding RodZ domain-containing protein — its product is MTDSSPEHCDGGEVVSSTQTSIGSAGSLLLAAREAAGLSRAELSQRLCIIDNTVEWIESDNYERQPEPVYTRGYIRNICRELNVPAEPVLEAYDRDRPQPAQRNETRRITKAEAFRPARKRGHGALALIPLLLAGGVFWWKYGTPVNIPGIPLGEDNAELVAEIPVASEVAASPVNGVEPQEVVVEKLSSATFAPAANEVADVQPEVAIAETVKSEPAVSIATVSEPVPTQVAQLDQALQGALRLRFDEDAWVEVKDAQGVVLLAGVQAAGSSKALDGRAPFELMLGNARATHVVYRDETIDSKPIGDRRTRRLIVGD
- the ispG gene encoding flavodoxin-dependent (E)-4-hydroxy-3-methylbut-2-enyl-diphosphate synthase, coding for MQFESPIVRRKSRQIMVGDVPVGGDAPISVQSMTNTETCDVEATVGQIQRLEQAGADIVRVSVPSMDAAEAFGEIKKQVNVPLVADIHFDYRIALRVADLGVDCLRINPGNIGREKRIRAVVDKARDLNIPIRIGVNAGSLEKDLQKKYGEPTPDALVESALRHVSILDSLDFQDFKVSVKASDIFMATAAYRKLAQQIEQPLHLGITEAGGLRAGTVKSAIGLGALLLDGIGDTLRVSLAADPVEEVKVGWDLLKSLRLRSKGINFIACPSCSRQNFDVVKTMNELETRLEDVTTPLDVAVIGCIVNGPGEAKEADVGLTGGTPSHAIYVDGQPDRKFKNENLVDDLERLIREKAAAKAEREADIIAKA
- the hisS gene encoding histidine--tRNA ligase, coding for MKQLRAIRGMNDLLPEQSPVWQYVEATLSELTSRYGYTEIRTPYLEATQLFSRAVGEATDIVEKEMYTFDDKSGDSVTLRPEGTAGTVRAAIQNNLLIQPQRLWYFGPMFRYERPQKGRLRQFHQFGVEVFGIEGPDIDAEILIMTARLWRQLGISDHVTLQINSLGNADSRAAYRDALVAYLSERRDQLDEDSQRRLERNPLRILDSKNVQTQELLADAPCLLDFLDEESAAHFSQLKALLDGAEVEYEINPKLVRGLDYYGKTVFEWVTDSLGAQGTVCAGGRYDGLVEQMGGKATLGVGFGLGVERLVLMLETLQVLPESLSQQVDAYLVAVGDVQSAALAAAEQLRDELPWLRLQLHCGGGSFKSQMKKADKSGADYALIIGEDEAANGQITVKYLRADQPQQTLAPKELAALLQG
- a CDS encoding tetratricopeptide repeat protein is translated as MSEHLTEQEQIETLKRWWAENGKGIMTGVVLALAGYFGYQWWQGDQRTKAEAASDLYQTFVEAVSANNNQPDNKQLTTARNVAEQLKDDFGKRIYASQAALRLAAISAESNDLEAAQQQLQWVLDNTSETSLELLAKRRLAAVVAARGEPDEGLKLLEGTVPPAFAALYSETRGDILKQKGDTAGARAAYEQALTELLPEQAGNTQLLRLKAESLAVTESSDAQNQTEPVSEGDE
- the bamB gene encoding outer membrane protein assembly factor BamB, translated to MGFLNRAAGRTAAVALAVALAACASNDEKEDVDPVELVDINSTVALQEVWSADIGGIDQKRYAMLQPSLIDGRLIAASSDGEVTAFDRSSGRKLWETDLDVDLSGGVGTGLGIAVVSDYRGRAVALDLNSGSELWNYQVSGEVVSAPAIGAGVVVLQTVDGKLVGLDASNGEELWSHNTNLPVLTLRGTAAPVISGGMVIAGLDNGKLLALDARDGIQRWEQRVAIPQGSAELERVVDIDGAPVVRGDLVFAASYQGRVVALSKDNGRGLWARDASTHHEVAVGGGHVYLSDASGSVYAYNVGSGQIEWSNNELLRRELSGPAFFQDVVVVGDLEGYLHVLDPTTGQFIGREQVDGDAIRIPILVDGDLMFVLSDDGKLSALRLSGS